The Corynebacterium halotolerans YIM 70093 = DSM 44683 region CGGCAGCTGAATATCCCCCATTGATAATCCCCCTGCGAAGGAGCATAGGAGGGGGAGCGGGGTAGTGCAGCGCAAGGGCGGACATCGTTGCTGTTTCGTGCCCCGGAGGTGCTTGGTGTCCACCCTTGTGCAGGTAGCGGGGCAGGGTGCTGCGGTAGGGCGGACGTCGAGGGTCGAAACCTCCGGCACGGGCCTCAGCGTCCGCCCTTGTGCTGCTTGGCGACGTCGACGGTGCTCCTGCTCTGCCATAGGGCGGACGTCGGCGGGCGGATCCGTTGCTGCCGAGCGCAGTGTCCGCCCTTGTGCAGGGTGCTGTCCCCGGTGAGGCCTGGCGCGGGCGTCGATAAACAGGGTCCTGCGGTAGGGCGGACATCGGTAGCCGAAACCTCCGGTCCAGGAGCCCAGCGTCCGCCCTTGTGCTGCTTCGCGACGCCGCACTACCCCTCAGCGACGCGCACTCCAGGTCCGGGAACGGCCCCTACTTGTTATCCCCGTCGAACCGCTTCAGCAGCGAGCGCACGTAGTCGCCGGCGCCCTTGCCCTCGTAGCCCTCGACGACCTCATCGACCAGCCCGGCCTGGCGGATTTCGCCGTGGTCGATCCACAGGGCGGTGTTGCACAGCTGGGCCAGGAAGTCGTTGGAGTGGGAGGCGAAGACCAGGATGCCGGAGCGTTTGACCAGTTCCTGCAGCCGCACGCGGGCCTTGGCCATGAAGGCGGCGTCGACGGCGCCGATACCTTCGTCGAGCAGCAGAATTTCGGGTTCGATGGAGGTGACCACGCCGAGGGCCAGGCGCACGCGCATGCCGGTGGAGTAGGTGCGCAGCGGCATGTTGAGGTACTCACCGAGCTCGGTGAACTCGGCGATCTCGTCCATCTTGGCCTTCATCTGCTTCCGGGTCTGTCCGAGGAACAGGCCGCGGATGATGATGTTCTCGTAGCCGGAGATCTCCGGGTCCATCCCGACGCCCAGGTCGAAGACGGGGGCCACGCGGCCGCGGATCCGCGCGCTGCCGCGGGTGGGCTCGTAGATGCCGGAGAGCAGGCGCAGCAGGGTGGACTTGCCGGCGCCGTTGTGGCCGACCAGGCCCACGCGGTCGCCCTCCCGCAGGTGGAGGTTGATGTCGCGCAGCGCCTCCACGACGACCGTGTTGTCCTGGTTG contains the following coding sequences:
- a CDS encoding ABC transporter ATP-binding protein, producing MVSIDTYNACVDFPIFDAKSRSMKKALLSTAGGAIGRNQDNTVVVEALRDINLHLREGDRVGLVGHNGAGKSTLLRLLSGIYEPTRGSARIRGRVAPVFDLGVGMDPEISGYENIIIRGLFLGQTRKQMKAKMDEIAEFTELGEYLNMPLRTYSTGMRVRLALGVVTSIEPEILLLDEGIGAVDAAFMAKARVRLQELVKRSGILVFASHSNDFLAQLCNTALWIDHGEIRQAGLVDEVVEGYEGKGAGDYVRSLLKRFDGDNK